The following are encoded in a window of Hippoglossus stenolepis isolate QCI-W04-F060 chromosome 10, HSTE1.2, whole genome shotgun sequence genomic DNA:
- the acp7 gene encoding acid phosphatase type 7 codes for MEPLHAACALLSLAPLLVLGVVPIWTQPEQVHLSYPGVPGSMLVTWTTFNKTESMVEYGLLGGRLFEISVKGYTTLFVDSGEEKRKMYIHRVTLTDLKPAATYVYHCGSDEGWSDIFSFTALNDSSHFSPRFALYGDLGNENPQSLARLQKETQLGMYDAILHIGDFAYDMHEDNGRIGDEFMRQIQSIAAYVPYMTCPGNHESTYNFSNYRNRFSMPGQTESLWYSWNLGSAHIISLSTEVYFYPEFGPELLFKQYEWLKKDLEEANKPENRAARPWIITMGHRPMYCSDDDQDDCTKFDSYVRLGRNDTKPPAPGLEDLFYSYGVDLELWAHEHTYERLWPVYGDKVFNGSKEQPYVKPKAPVHIITGSAGCRERTDLFNPNPKEWSAFRSTDYGYTRMQVVNTTHVYVEQVSDDQYGKVIDSIWVVKEKHGFSAWF; via the exons ATGGAGCCTCTCCACGCTGCCTGCGCCTTGTTAAGCCTTGCACCCCTGTTGGTGCTTGGTGTTGTCCCCATTTGGACTCAGCCAGAGCAGGTGCATCTCTCCTATCCAG GAGTGCCAGGCTCCATGTTAGTGACCTGGACCACCTTCAATAAAACAGAGAGCATGGTGGAGTACGGCCTTCTGGGGGGTCGGCTCTTTGAGATCAGCGTCAAAGGTTACACTACCCTGTTTGTGGACtcaggagaagagaagagaaagatgtACATCCACAGAGTCACGCTCACTGACCTCAAGCCTGCTGCTACTTATG tgTACCACTGTGGCAGTGATGAGGGCTGGAGTGACATATTCTCCTTCACTGCTCTCAACGACAGCAGCCATTTCAGTCCCAGGTTCGCTCTGTACGGTGACCTGGGCAACGAGAACCCTCAGTCTCTGGCTCGACTACAGAAGGAGACTCAGCTCGGCATGTACGACGCCATTCTGCATATAG GGGACTTTGCCTATGATATGCATGAG GACAACGGCAGGATCGGGGATGAGTTCATGAGGCAGATCCAGTCCATAGCAGCCTACGTGCCCTACATGACCTGTCCAGGCAACCACGAATCTACATA CAACTTCTCCAACTACAGGAATCGCTTCAGTATGCCGGGCCAGACCGAGAGCCTGTGGTACAG CTGGAACCTGGGGTCAGCGCACATCATCTCCCTCTCCACTGAGGTTTATTTCTACCCCGAGTTCGGCCCGGAGCTCCTCTTCAAGCAGTATGAGTGGCTTAAGAAAGACCTGGAG GAGGCCAACAAACCCGAAAACAGAGCAGCGCGTCCATGGATCATCACCATGGGACACCGACCCATGTACTGTTCTGATGATGACCAGGACGACTGCACCAAGTTTGACTCCTAT gTCCGACTGGGACGGAACGACACCAAACCGCCAGCCCCCGGTCTAGAGGATCTATTTTACAGCTATG GAGTGGATCTGGAGCTGTGGGCTCATGAGCACACATATGAGAGGCTGTGGCCTGTCTATGGAGACAAG GTGTTCAATGGCAGCAAAGAGCAGCCATATGTGAAACCAAAAGCTCCGGTACACATCATCACAGGCTCTGCT GGGTGCAGAGAGAGGACCGACCTCTTCAATCCAAACCCCAAAGAGTGGAGCGCATTCCGCAGCACCGACTATGGCTACACCCGCATGCAAGTGGTCAACACTACCCATGTTTACGTGGAGCAGGTCTCCGATGACCAG TATGGTAAAGTGATTGACAGCATATGGGTGGTGAAGGAAAAGCACGGCTTCTCCGCCTGGTTCTGA